CCGCCGGACGGCTGGATACCGCGGTCGATGTCCGCCAGGCCGAGCAGGGCAGCCTGCTGGCCAGCATCGCCGACATGCAGCAGCACCTGCGCGACATGGTGGGGCAGGTGATCACCAATGCCGACTACCTGGTGTCGGTGGCCGACGGGCTGATGGACAACGTCGATCGCGTTGCCGCCGGTTCCGACCGCCAGAGTGGGGCCGCCACCGCGATGGCGGCGTCGGTGGAGCAGATGACGGTCGGCATCAACCATATCGCCGCCAATGCCGAACACGCGCACGAGCTGGGGCGCAATTCCGGCCAGCTGTCGCGTGACGGCGCGGCGGTAGTGCGCAAGGCGGTGGACGAGATGCGGGTAATCAGCGATGTGGTCGGCACCGCTTCGCAAAGCCTGCAGCGGCTGGTGGAGGATGTCGGCAATATCTCCTCCATCGTCGGTGTGATCCGCGATGTTGCCGACCAGACCAACCTGCTGGCACTGAATGCGGCGATCGAGGCGGCGCGTGCCGGCGAGCTGGGCCGCGGCTTTGCCGTGGTCGCCGACGAGGTGCGCAAGCTGGCGGAGCGCACCGCGCAGGCCACCGGCGACATCGTCGACAAGATCGAGCAGATCCGCCGCTTGTCGGCGGATACCAGCCAGGCGATGGTGGAAACGGTGGCGCGCGTTGCCGCCGGCCGTGCGTTGGCCGATGAGGGCGGCGACGCCATCGCCAGCATCGAACAGGCGTCGGCGGCGGTGCTGCGCGCGGTGGAGGACATCTCGCTGGCGCTGAAGGAGCAGAGCGTGGCCAGCAACGACATCGCCGTCAACGTCGAGGGCATCGCCGGCAGCGCCAGCGACAACGCCGCCGCCGCGCGTGCCGCAGCCGACGCGACGCAGAGCATGCACGGCCTTGCCGGCGAGCTGCACCAGTCGGTGACCAAGTTCCACCTCGGCTAAGAACGTGTTCACGATCTGCTGTAACTGATCTCACGGGGCGATACGGCGTTGAAAACGGCTTCGGCATGCTGGTTGATATCTGGATAAACGCCGCGCCCCTCAGTTTTCGCCTTGTCTCGCTCGCGAGATCGTGAACACGTTCTAAGCGCCGCCTGTTCGTACCCGCCGCCAGCCACGCCGGCCGGCTGTTACGGGCATGGCCTGCGGCCAACCTTGGCAGCGGCCGTCTAGTGTGTTCTCCTTGCGCCTTTGCCGCCGGAGCCACCGATGACCCCTCCTTCCCCGCTTGACGCCGCGCTGGCGCAGTATTTCGGTTTTGATGGCTTCCGCGACGGCCAGCGCGAGGTGGTGCAGGCACTGCTGGACGGCCATTCCGCGATGGCGATCTTCCCCACCGGCTCCGGCAAGTCGCTGTGCTACCAGCTGGCGGCGACGCAGCTGCCGCACCTGACGCTGGTGATCTCGCCGCTCTTGGCGCTGATGCGCGATCAGCTGGCCTTCCTGCAGCAGAAAGGCATCGCCGCGGCGGCGATCGACTCCAGCCAAAGGCGCGACGAGGCACAGCAGGTGATGGCCGACGTGCGCGCCGGACGCATCAAGGTGTTGATGGTGTCGGTGGAGCGGCTGAAGAACGAGCGCTTCCGCCGCTTTATCGCCGAGGTGCCTCTGTCGCTGCTGGTGGTGGACGAGGCGCACTGCATCTCGGAGTGGGGCCACAACTTCCGCCCCGACTACCTGAAGCTGCCGCAGTACCGCCAGCAGCTGACCATCCCGCAGGTGCTGCTGCTGACCGCCACCGCCACCCCGGCGGTGATGCAGGACATGGCGCACCGCTTCGACATCGCGCCCGAACACATCACCGTCACCGGCTTCTACCGCCCCAACCTGCACCTGCACGTGCGCGCGGTGGCGCAGGCGGACAAGGACGCGATGCTGCTGAAGCTGCTGGCGCGCACGCCGGGCGCCGCCTGCGTGGTGTACGTCACCCAGCAGCAGACCGCGGAAACGTTGGCCGCACGGCTGCAGGCGCAGGGCGTCGGCGCCGCCGCCTACCATGCCGGGCTGGACAGTGCGCTGCGCGAGCAGATCCAGGACGAGTTCATGCGCGGCGACACGCCGGTGATCGTCGCGACCATCGCCTTCGGTATGGGCATCGACAAGGGCAACATCCGCCAGGTGATCCACTACGACCTGCCCAAGTCGGTGGAAAACTACAGCCAGGAAATCGGCCGCGCCGGCCGCGACGGTGCCACCTCGCTGTGCACGCTGTTGGGCAACCGCGACGGCCTGCACGTGCTTGAAAACTTCGTCTACGGCGACACGCCGCAGCAGGCGTCGATCGCACAGGTATTGCAGCGCATCCGCGACGAGGCGCAGCACGGGCAGTGGGAGATGACGCTGTACGGCTTGTCGGCGGACAGCAATATCCGCCAGCTGCCGCTGAAGACGCTGCTGGTGTATCTGGAGGTGCAGGGCGTGCTGCAGGCGCAGTACAGCTACTACAGCGAGTACCGCTTCCAGCTGCGCGAGGACGAAGCGGCGCTGCTGGCGCACTTCAAGGACGAGCGCCGCGATTTTGTCGCCGCACTGCTGGCGCACAGCAAGCTGGGGCGCAGCTGGTACGCGTTCGACTTTGACAGCTTCCTGCAGGCCTTCCCCGGGCAGCGCCAGCGTGCGGTGACGGCGCTGGAGTTCATGGACGAGCGCGGCTGGCTGACGCTGGAAACCAAGCAGATGACCGAGGTGTACGCGGTGAACGACGCTACGTTCGATGTCGCCACGCTGGCCGCCAGCCTCTATCGCCAGTTCCAGGCGCGCGAAGACAGCGAGCTGGCGCGCCTGCAGCAGATGCTGCGCCTGTTCGAAACGGAAAGCTGTCTGAGTTTCGCGCTGGCCAGCTACTTCGGCGATGCCGCCGCGCCGCGCGAATGCGGCCATTGCCTGGTGTGTCGCGGCAAGCCTGCGCGGCTGCCGGCGGCACCGGCGCAGGCCGCGCTGGACGCCGCCACGCTGAACGGCACGCTGGCGGCGCTGCACGACAAGCTGGGTGCGGCAGCGGAGGCGCATCTGGCGGCCTGCTTCCTGTG
Above is a genomic segment from Vogesella indigofera containing:
- a CDS encoding methyl-accepting chemotaxis protein — encoded protein: MFKTVKAQFMAMVGAAAIGIVLMTIWALFNLGQTLTEQAVRDTRQLAQSAARLVESYEAQAATLGEDEARRRAMAAVMAMRFGEDGYFFVTDDRFTYLGHPIRRNLVGSSMTAQVDPNGVNLGAAFRQALAGGGVAEYHWAKPGFEQPVGKIAVVQKTARWGWVIGTGIYVDHIDNAVWRQALFLGAGLVGLLLLLLAIGYVIGRRLIGQLGGEPAYAVEVVAAISAGRLDTAVDVRQAEQGSLLASIADMQQHLRDMVGQVITNADYLVSVADGLMDNVDRVAAGSDRQSGAATAMAASVEQMTVGINHIAANAEHAHELGRNSGQLSRDGAAVVRKAVDEMRVISDVVGTASQSLQRLVEDVGNISSIVGVIRDVADQTNLLALNAAIEAARAGELGRGFAVVADEVRKLAERTAQATGDIVDKIEQIRRLSADTSQAMVETVARVAAGRALADEGGDAIASIEQASAAVLRAVEDISLALKEQSVASNDIAVNVEGIAGSASDNAAAARAAADATQSMHGLAGELHQSVTKFHLG
- a CDS encoding RecQ family ATP-dependent DNA helicase, which gives rise to MTPPSPLDAALAQYFGFDGFRDGQREVVQALLDGHSAMAIFPTGSGKSLCYQLAATQLPHLTLVISPLLALMRDQLAFLQQKGIAAAAIDSSQRRDEAQQVMADVRAGRIKVLMVSVERLKNERFRRFIAEVPLSLLVVDEAHCISEWGHNFRPDYLKLPQYRQQLTIPQVLLLTATATPAVMQDMAHRFDIAPEHITVTGFYRPNLHLHVRAVAQADKDAMLLKLLARTPGAACVVYVTQQQTAETLAARLQAQGVGAAAYHAGLDSALREQIQDEFMRGDTPVIVATIAFGMGIDKGNIRQVIHYDLPKSVENYSQEIGRAGRDGATSLCTLLGNRDGLHVLENFVYGDTPQQASIAQVLQRIRDEAQHGQWEMTLYGLSADSNIRQLPLKTLLVYLEVQGVLQAQYSYYSEYRFQLREDEAALLAHFKDERRDFVAALLAHSKLGRSWYAFDFDSFLQAFPGQRQRAVTALEFMDERGWLTLETKQMTEVYAVNDATFDVATLAASLYRQFQAREDSELARLQQMLRLFETESCLSFALASYFGDAAAPRECGHCLVCRGKPARLPAAPAQAALDAATLNGTLAALHDKLGAAAEAHLAACFLCGITLPRLTALRAARLPGFGRFAGYPFASVRELLQGQTE